The nucleotide sequence CATATGATGAAATGATTAATAATTTTCCTGATATTGAACTGCTTGAAATAGATAACAAATCATTAGAGAGAAATATTTGACCCTGTGGCTCAAATATTTTTCAATTCAGTTGTTAAATTAGAATTAAGGACATAAATGTCACTGATAGAAGATGATCCATATGGAATTCAAAGAGAAGCGTTAATCAAGGCTTCAAATGTTAGATCAATTTTTACTCCAAATAGACCCATCAATAGTGTCGAATTATTTATGGGTAGAAAAGATATTGTAAAAAGTGTTATCGAAGGATTAAATACTCCGGGACAACATTTACTATTATATGGCGATAGGGGCGTTGGAAAAAGTTCTTTAGCTAATATCACGGTTACAATTCTCGATAATAGTGATATGGTAGATGGTAAACTACTTACTAAACGATGCTCTAGTCAAGATACCTTTGAAACAATTTCTAATGAGTTAATAGCAGAGTATGTTGATGAACCTTTTCTATCAGAAGAAACGCACATTACAAAATATAAAGAAGAAGCAGGTGCAAAAGTAATTGGTATTGGTGCGAAATTAGGTAACGAAACTCAATCTTCGAAAAAATTTATATATTCAAGTGATATAACACCATCAAATATAGCAAAATTATTAAAAGATAAAAAAGGTCTCTATCTAATTGATGAGTTTGATATTTTAGAAGATGATAAAGATAAGCATGACCTAGCTCAATTAATTAAATTATTGAGTGATTATCAATCTCCATTTAAAATTTTTATTGTAGGTATATCACAATCGGGAACAGATTTAACAGCTGGTCATCCATCTGTAAGCAGATG is from Hydrogenimonas thermophila and encodes:
- a CDS encoding AAA family ATPase, with the protein product MSLIEDDPYGIQREALIKASNVRSIFTPNRPINSVELFMGRKDIVKSVIEGLNTPGQHLLLYGDRGVGKSSLANITVTILDNSDMVDGKLLTKRCSSQDTFETISNELIAEYVDEPFLSEETHITKYKEEAGAKVIGIGAKLGNETQSSKKFIYSSDITPSNIAKLLKDKKGLYLIDEFDILEDDKDKHDLAQLIKLLSDYQSPFKIFIVGISQSGTDLTAGHPSVSRCLKEIKLERMMDKEIKEIIDNGMKKLSIELSEQVKNIIVNICNGYPHFAHLIGLKCAEEAIINNIKKITKGEFVQAVDNAVKDAEGTLKRLYDNATQNASETKQRNIQLILKACSTFNYDDFTINDIATKLKAYGHELSNKTVSDYVRQFTSDNSDSILRRIKRGIYRFNDPRMVSYIKMKENLLERDRLALKHGEI